One window of Medicago truncatula cultivar Jemalong A17 chromosome 2, MtrunA17r5.0-ANR, whole genome shotgun sequence genomic DNA carries:
- the LOC25486443 gene encoding acidic endochitinase, translated as MDTKRQTLILLLVLTIYIFPFTIKASSSGGIAVYWGQNLGDGNLTSTCDTGNYEIVLLAFLNVFGGGRVPNWNFAGHCGDWSPCTKLEPEIKHCQQKGIKVLLSIGGASGSYSLSSPDDAKNVADYLYTNFLSGQFGPLGSVTLDGIDFDIEGGSDLYWDDLARNLDNLRQQNRYFYLASAPQCFMPDHYLDKAIKTGLFDYILVQFYNNPPCQYDIINSDATLLLQSWNDWTSLALPNNTVFMGLPAAPDAAPYGGYIPPDDLISKVLPFIKPTSNYGGIMLWDRFHDVGNDYSNQIKEYVKRSVLRFVTQVSEAIVGSISAALNSMFPN; from the exons ATGGATACAAAAAGGCAAACATTGATCCTTTTATTAGtcttaacaatatatatatttcccttCACTATCAAAGCATCATCAAGTGGTGGCATTGCCGTCTACTGGGGCCAAAACCTAGGAGATGGCAACTTGACATCAACATGTGACACAGGTAATTACGAGATTGTACTCTTAGCTTTCCTCAATGTCTTTGGAGGAGGAAGAGTCCCAAATTGGAACTTTGCAGGCCATTGTGGTGACTGGAGCCCTTGTACAAAACTCGAACCCGAAATAAAACACTGTCAACAAAAAGGGATCAAAGTTTTACTTTCGATCGGAGGTGCATCTGGATCCTACTCCCTTAGCTCACCAGACGATGCTAAAAATGTTGCTGATTACCTCTATACTAACTTTCTTAGTGGTCAATTTGGTCCACTTGGAAGTGTTACCTTAGATGgtattgattttgacattgaAGGAGGTAGCGATCTTTACTGGGATGACCTTGCTAGGAATCTTGACAATCTAAGACAACAAAACAG GTACTTTTACTTGGCATCTGCACCCCAATGTTTTATGCCAGATCACTACCTTGACAAAGCTATCAAAACTGGCTTGTTTGATTATATACTTGTTCAATTCTACAATAATCCTCCATGTcaatatgatataataaacTCAGATGCTACATTGCTCTTACAATCATGGAATGATTGGACATCTTTAGCTTTACCAAATAATACCGTTTTCATGGGACTACCAGCAGCACCTGATGCAGCTCCTTATGGTGGTTATATACCACCAGATGATCTCATTTCTAAGGTTCTTCCTTTCATTAAACCAACTTCGAACTATGGAGGAATTATGCTTTGGGATAGATTTCATGATGTTGGAAATGATTACAGCAATCAGATAAAGGAGTATGTTAAACGATCTGTTCTTCGATTTGTGACACAAGTTTCTGAGGCAATAGTTGGATCTATCTCGGCAGCTTTGAACTCCATGTTTCcgaattaa